From Slackia heliotrinireducens DSM 20476:
CGTCGGTGTTGGCCAACAGCTTGGCGGCACGTCCCATGGCAAGGCCCCGCGCGAACGCCGTCGGAGTAGTGCCGTAGATGCGTCCGAAATACCCGCGCAGGCTGGCCTCGCTGATGCCGTGCGCATTTGCGATACGCGACACGGGCAAGGGAGCGGTCGGGTCTTCGAGAATGGCGTCGTGCAGCATTTGGGCCAATTCCCTCTGGCTCTTCTGAAGGTACGACGAGGACACGCGGCTTCTTGCCGGGTCGATGTCCGAAAAACCTGCGAGAAGCAGGCACACGGCAGCACGCATGGCGTTTCTATCAGGCACTTCCGCATCCAGAATATCCTCTATGGCCCGCATGGCATGGCGGCATGCCTCGGGCGGCTCGACCGTAAGCGCGTACGCAGGACGACAAAGCCGCTTCTCAAGGTCGCCGAAACGTATGCCGAATTGCCCGAACACGCCCGGCTCTTCCATCACCTTATCCAGCTCCACCACAAGCTCGTATCCGCGATAGGAACCCGTCGGATAGGAACACGTCCTTGCCACGGAGGACGATATGCAGAGCAGACCCTCGTCCACAACCGTCGACCCGCGTTGGGGCGACGAGGCCTCGCATCGGCCCTGGGTACACCAGTTGACCGTCATGAACGTACGTCGGCCCAATTCGAATTGCGGGAGCCGATGGCATTTCAAGT
This genomic window contains:
- a CDS encoding helix-turn-helix domain-containing protein; the protein is MIDYVGEFAIPEGWAIETKEDDLWVFCCADGDRYAHVAYYSVVPGVLLLDIDLKCHRLPQFELGRRTFMTVNWCTQGRCEASSPQRGSTVVDEGLLCISSSVARTCSYPTGSYRGYELVVELDKVMEEPGVFGQFGIRFGDLEKRLCRPAYALTVEPPEACRHAMRAIEDILDAEVPDRNAMRAAVCLLLAGFSDIDPARSRVSSSYLQKSQRELAQMLHDAILEDPTAPLPVSRIANAHGISEASLRGYFGRIYGTTPTAFARGLAMGRAAKLLANTDEPVGDVALSCGYVNPSKFSAAFKKEFDVNPLEYRRRSRLESRG